In the Bacillus sp. (in: firmicutes) genome, one interval contains:
- the acsA gene encoding acetate--CoA ligase — protein MKVETLPVTKGEHNLKNYEETYASFQWEEAEKNFSWYETGKINMAYEAIDRHALTEKKNKVALYYRDQHRYEKYTFKEMRDLTNKAANVLKQYGDVEKGDRVFIFMPRSPELYFALLGAVKLGAIVGPLFEAFMEGAVKDRLEDSGAKVLVTTPELLGRVPVQDLPELKHIFLVGDDVKEEGNYYDFKKRLNEASKELNIEWVDKTDGLILHYTSGSTGKPKGVLHVHRAMIQHYQTAKWVLDLKDDDVYWCTADPGWVTGTAYGIFGPWLVGASNVIVGGRFAPEYWYQTIEDFGVTVWYSAPTAFRMLMGAGDEVVKKYDLSSLRHILSVGEPLNPEVIRWGLKVFNLRIHDTWWMTETGAQLICNYPCIEIKPGSMGKPIPGVKAAIVDDQGNELPPYQMGNLAIKKGWPSMMYTIWNNPQKYESYFMPGDWYVSGDSAYMDEDGYFWFQGRIDDVIMTSGERVGPFEVESKLVEHPAVAEAGVIGVPDPVRGEIIKAFISLREGYEPSDELKEEIRLFVKQGLAAHAAPREIEFKDKLPKTRSGKIMRRVLKAWELNLPTGDLSTMED, from the coding sequence ATGAAGGTGGAAACGCTACCAGTTACAAAAGGAGAACACAACTTAAAAAATTATGAGGAAACGTATGCTTCGTTTCAGTGGGAAGAGGCTGAAAAGAACTTTTCCTGGTACGAAACGGGAAAAATAAATATGGCATACGAAGCGATTGACCGTCATGCACTGACGGAAAAAAAGAATAAAGTCGCACTTTATTATCGTGATCAACATCGTTATGAAAAATATACGTTCAAAGAGATGAGAGATTTAACGAATAAAGCAGCAAATGTATTAAAGCAATATGGGGATGTGGAAAAAGGGGATCGTGTTTTTATTTTTATGCCACGTTCACCAGAGCTCTATTTTGCCTTACTCGGTGCAGTGAAACTCGGCGCTATTGTCGGTCCACTGTTTGAAGCGTTCATGGAAGGGGCCGTGAAAGACCGTTTAGAAGATAGCGGGGCGAAAGTATTGGTGACAACTCCTGAATTGCTCGGTCGTGTCCCTGTTCAAGACTTACCTGAATTAAAACACATTTTTTTAGTAGGCGACGATGTGAAAGAAGAAGGAAATTATTACGACTTTAAAAAGCGATTAAATGAGGCGAGCAAAGAGCTCAACATTGAATGGGTAGATAAAACAGATGGACTTATTTTACATTATACATCTGGCTCAACAGGTAAGCCGAAAGGTGTGTTACACGTTCATCGTGCGATGATTCAACACTATCAAACTGCTAAATGGGTGCTTGATTTAAAAGACGATGACGTTTATTGGTGTACAGCCGACCCTGGTTGGGTAACTGGTACAGCTTACGGTATTTTCGGCCCTTGGCTTGTTGGGGCTTCGAATGTCATTGTCGGTGGTCGCTTCGCCCCAGAATATTGGTACCAAACGATTGAAGATTTTGGAGTCACCGTCTGGTATAGTGCTCCAACAGCGTTTCGGATGTTAATGGGTGCTGGCGATGAAGTGGTGAAAAAATATGATTTATCCAGCTTACGTCATATTTTAAGCGTCGGTGAACCGTTAAATCCTGAGGTTATTCGTTGGGGGTTGAAAGTATTCAACTTACGTATTCACGATACATGGTGGATGACAGAAACGGGAGCTCAACTGATTTGTAACTATCCTTGTATAGAAATTAAACCTGGTTCAATGGGGAAACCAATTCCAGGTGTAAAAGCAGCAATTGTCGATGATCAAGGAAACGAATTGCCACCATATCAAATGGGGAACTTAGCCATTAAAAAAGGCTGGCCATCAATGATGTATACGATTTGGAATAATCCACAAAAATATGAATCCTATTTTATGCCGGGAGATTGGTATGTTTCTGGCGATTCCGCTTATATGGATGAAGACGGCTACTTCTGGTTCCAAGGTCGTATCGATGATGTTATTATGACTTCGGGAGAGCGGGTCGGCCCGTTTGAAGTAGAAAGTAAATTAGTTGAACATCCAGCGGTTGCTGAAGCAGGGGTCATCGGCGTTCCAGATCCAGTTCGTGGCGAAATTATAAAAGCATTTATTTCATTAAGAGAAGGATACGAACCTTCGGATGAATTAAAAGAAGAAATTCGCTTATTTGTAAAACAAGGACTAGCAGCCCATGCTGCGCCGCGTGAAATTGAATTTAAAGACAAATTGCCGAAAACGCGCAGCGGAAAAATTATGAGACGTGTATTAAAAGCTTGGGAGTTGAATTTACCTACTGGGGATTTATCTACAATGGAAGATTAA
- a CDS encoding penicillin-binding protein, with the protein MKNIWIKVKERLQPFIRFFSNKKVQRQARITYQVTWNLFLIMIIVMILGFAFAGGVGAGYFASLVKDEKIRSYESMKKDIYNYEETSTLYFANNVYLGKLRSDLEREEVSIDEVSKHLINAVIATEDEYFYEHDGVVPKAILRALFQEFTNSSVRTGGSTLTQQLIKNQILTNEVSFERKAKEILLALRLEKFFDKDEILEAYLNVATFGRNSSGRNIAGVQSAAKGIFGVDAKDLNLPQAAFIAGLPQSPFGYTPFTNKGELKENLEPGLNRMKTVLKRMYEAGYITKEEYESALNYDIVSDFIPPKENPTEKYPWLTAEIESRATEILAFILAEKDGYTKEEVKENDKLYEKYLTLADRDLRQNGYEIHTTIHKDIYDKMQEVKDAYTNYGPDVKVQKNGETVVEPVQIGAILIENTTGRIISFVGGRDFSIEQLNHATQGRRSNGSTMKPLLVYAPALELGAATPGTIIPDTEMSIRAGNGEIWKPNNYTGRYYGLVSARYALAKSYNVPAAKIYLDIKQYRPVEYLAKMGFTSLTDVDYTTTAIALGSITNGVTVEENVNAYATFANGGQFVDAYLIEKIIDKNGNVIYQHESQPVNVFSPQTAYLTIDMMRDVLKYGTAASVPRMLKFSADWAGKTGTSQNFHDAWFVATNPNVTFGTWIGYDTPRSLKAAGYENYSIRNLKIWAQLINAAYDIEPELIAPKSRFKMPGGIVRRSYCAVSGLLPSEACSKAGLVETDIFNAKFVPNKVDNSLINGFYVTIDGKKYVALESTPPEFTEPGLMLNPEFIAEITGGRLDDLEQLIPDNPKWEKILIPEAIFKDDGKNPAPVQAKVSGKIISWTKSASKDVIGYRIYSKAGQKVASVKSSEPLRISLPDGEYMVKAVDVAGKESSPSNIVQIGSIPNNPSENPTDPPNEEQPPSNSGNNNGGNNGDTSSPAEGNNGNGNKEETEQPPSNSDNTNKKDPAQ; encoded by the coding sequence ATGAAAAATATATGGATTAAAGTAAAGGAACGTTTACAGCCATTCATTCGTTTCTTTTCAAATAAAAAAGTTCAACGTCAAGCACGTATTACGTACCAAGTGACTTGGAATTTGTTTTTAATAATGATTATCGTCATGATTCTTGGATTTGCATTTGCCGGAGGAGTGGGAGCAGGATATTTTGCTTCCTTAGTAAAAGATGAAAAGATTCGCTCCTATGAAAGTATGAAAAAAGATATTTACAACTACGAAGAAACCTCCACCCTTTACTTTGCGAATAACGTTTACCTCGGAAAGCTTCGTTCGGATTTAGAACGAGAAGAAGTGTCCATCGATGAAGTTTCTAAACATTTAATCAATGCTGTCATCGCTACGGAAGATGAATACTTTTATGAACACGATGGCGTTGTGCCAAAAGCGATTTTACGCGCTCTTTTCCAAGAATTTACTAACTCCTCTGTCCGAACGGGAGGTAGTACATTAACTCAACAATTAATTAAAAACCAAATTTTAACAAACGAAGTATCGTTTGAACGAAAGGCAAAAGAAATACTGCTCGCTTTACGTTTAGAAAAGTTTTTTGATAAAGATGAAATATTAGAGGCTTACTTAAACGTAGCGACTTTTGGTAGAAATTCTTCCGGAAGAAACATTGCAGGTGTGCAATCAGCCGCCAAAGGAATTTTTGGTGTGGACGCCAAAGATTTAAACTTACCACAAGCAGCCTTTATTGCAGGACTGCCACAAAGCCCATTTGGTTATACGCCGTTTACAAATAAAGGCGAACTTAAAGAAAATCTTGAGCCAGGATTGAATCGAATGAAAACCGTTTTGAAACGGATGTATGAAGCTGGATACATCACAAAGGAGGAATACGAAAGTGCACTCAATTATGATATCGTTAGCGATTTTATTCCTCCGAAAGAAAACCCAACGGAAAAGTATCCATGGTTAACAGCGGAAATAGAAAGCCGCGCAACCGAAATTTTGGCGTTTATATTAGCAGAAAAAGATGGGTACACAAAAGAGGAAGTCAAGGAAAATGATAAGCTATACGAAAAGTATTTAACCTTGGCTGACAGGGATTTACGTCAAAATGGATACGAAATTCATACAACCATTCATAAAGACATTTACGACAAAATGCAGGAAGTGAAGGATGCGTATACAAACTACGGTCCTGACGTAAAGGTGCAAAAAAATGGAGAAACAGTTGTCGAGCCTGTTCAAATTGGAGCTATTTTAATTGAAAACACTACTGGTCGAATTATTAGTTTTGTCGGTGGAAGAGATTTTAGTATTGAGCAATTAAACCATGCTACACAAGGTAGACGCTCTAATGGGTCAACGATGAAACCACTACTTGTGTATGCACCGGCGCTGGAACTTGGAGCTGCTACACCTGGGACAATTATTCCGGATACGGAAATGAGCATCCGTGCTGGTAATGGAGAAATTTGGAAACCAAATAACTATACTGGTCGTTATTACGGGCTTGTCTCTGCTCGCTATGCGTTAGCGAAATCGTATAACGTGCCAGCTGCGAAAATTTATTTAGATATTAAGCAGTACCGTCCAGTTGAATATTTAGCAAAAATGGGCTTTACTTCCTTAACAGATGTGGACTATACGACAACAGCGATTGCACTCGGATCTATCACGAACGGGGTCACCGTTGAGGAAAACGTTAATGCGTACGCCACGTTTGCGAACGGGGGACAGTTTGTTGATGCGTATTTAATCGAAAAAATTATCGACAAGAACGGAAACGTTATTTATCAACACGAATCACAACCAGTGAATGTATTTAGTCCACAAACTGCTTACTTAACCATCGATATGATGCGTGACGTCTTAAAATACGGAACAGCGGCGTCGGTACCACGAATGTTAAAGTTTTCTGCCGACTGGGCTGGAAAAACAGGAACGAGTCAGAACTTCCATGACGCTTGGTTTGTCGCAACTAATCCGAATGTGACATTCGGAACATGGATTGGATATGACACCCCACGCAGCTTAAAAGCAGCTGGATATGAAAACTATAGTATTCGAAACTTAAAAATATGGGCACAATTAATTAATGCCGCTTATGACATCGAACCAGAGTTAATCGCTCCAAAAAGCCGATTTAAAATGCCAGGTGGAATTGTTCGCCGATCGTATTGTGCGGTATCTGGTTTACTACCATCGGAAGCTTGTTCAAAAGCAGGGTTAGTGGAAACCGACATCTTTAACGCAAAATTTGTACCAAATAAAGTAGACAATAGCTTAATTAACGGTTTCTATGTAACCATTGATGGAAAAAAATACGTAGCTTTAGAGTCGACACCTCCAGAATTTACTGAGCCGGGGCTCATGCTCAACCCTGAGTTTATCGCAGAAATTACCGGAGGTCGTTTAGATGACTTAGAACAATTAATACCGGATAATCCAAAATGGGAGAAAATTTTAATCCCTGAAGCAATTTTTAAAGATGATGGTAAAAATCCAGCTCCAGTCCAAGCGAAAGTGTCGGGGAAAATTATTTCTTGGACAAAATCCGCTTCCAAAGACGTTATCGGCTATCGAATTTACTCAAAAGCTGGCCAAAAAGTGGCAAGTGTGAAATCATCCGAGCCATTAAGAATTTCGCTTCCGGATGGAGAATATATGGTGAAAGCTGTAGATGTTGCTGGAAAAGAATCCAGCCCTTCCAACATAGTTCAAATCGGTTCAATACCAAATAATCCTTCAGAAAACCCAACAGATCCACCAAATGAAGAACAACCACCGTCCAATTCAGGCAACAATAATGGTGGAAATAATGGGGATACATCTTCACCAGCTGAGGGTAATAACGGAAATGGAAATAAAGAAGAAACTGAACAACCTCCTTCAAACAGCGACAATACTAATAAAAAGGATCCTGCCCAATAA